From Variovorax sp. PMC12, the proteins below share one genomic window:
- a CDS encoding glutathione S-transferase family protein, protein MRKLYIGNKNYSSWSMRPWVLMKQAGIPFEEVMVRFDSFEADSKFKNAIAAINPVAKVPVLVDGDLVVWDTLAIAEYLAETFPEKQLWPRDAADRARARSVCAEMHSGFGGLRGHCGMNLEASLPEVGARLMKEEPTVASDLARIVQMWSGLLDAHGGPMLFGEFGIADAYFAPVGTRIKTYGLPVPPHITAYIERVQALPGVKAWIDGGLAEKDFLQFEEPYRTGR, encoded by the coding sequence ATGCGCAAGCTCTACATCGGCAACAAGAACTACTCGTCCTGGTCCATGCGCCCCTGGGTGCTGATGAAGCAGGCCGGCATCCCCTTCGAGGAAGTGATGGTGCGCTTCGATTCCTTCGAAGCGGACTCGAAGTTCAAGAACGCCATCGCCGCCATCAACCCGGTGGCCAAGGTGCCCGTGCTGGTCGACGGCGACCTGGTGGTCTGGGACACGCTGGCCATCGCCGAGTACCTGGCCGAGACCTTCCCTGAAAAGCAGCTCTGGCCCCGCGACGCGGCGGACCGTGCGCGCGCGCGCAGCGTCTGCGCCGAGATGCACTCGGGCTTCGGCGGCCTGCGCGGCCATTGCGGAATGAACCTCGAAGCCTCGCTGCCCGAAGTGGGCGCGCGGCTGATGAAGGAAGAGCCCACGGTCGCCAGCGACCTCGCGCGCATCGTGCAGATGTGGAGCGGCCTGCTCGACGCGCACGGCGGCCCCATGCTGTTCGGCGAGTTCGGCATCGCCGATGCCTACTTCGCGCCCGTGGGCACGCGCATCAAGACCTACGGGCTGCCGGTGCCGCCGCACATCACGGCCTACATCGAACGTGTGCAGGCATTGCCGGGCGTCAAGGCCTGGATCGACGGCGGACTGGCGGAGAAGGATTTCCTGCAGTTCGAGGAGCCCTACCGCACGGGGCGGTAA
- the otsB gene encoding trehalose-phosphatase, with protein sequence MPKSSSNLQLPPPLGRDSALFLDFDGTLVGLAPTPEAIEIPPALVSLLSDLRDQLGGALAVVSGRQIDSIDRFLAPLRLPAAGEHGVQRRDAKGHMQEQRPPDLASILDVANELARVHEGLLVERKHAAIALHYRLAPQLEAVCRDAMSRAIAHDPQIELMHGKFVFEVKPAGINKGIAINAFMEEAPFTGRTPVFLGDDTTDESGFAVVQPRGGVGVKVGSGPSLALHRLESPRAVYEWLVQARDILAAPAARKTTDTESPRNPG encoded by the coding sequence ATGCCAAAGTCCTCCAGCAACTTGCAGTTGCCTCCTCCGCTGGGCCGGGATTCAGCCCTCTTCCTCGACTTCGACGGGACACTCGTCGGGCTCGCGCCCACGCCTGAAGCCATCGAGATCCCGCCTGCCCTCGTTTCACTCCTGAGCGACCTGCGCGACCAGCTCGGCGGCGCGCTCGCCGTCGTGTCGGGCCGCCAGATCGACTCCATCGACCGCTTCCTGGCGCCACTGCGCCTGCCGGCGGCCGGCGAGCACGGCGTGCAGCGCCGCGACGCCAAGGGCCACATGCAGGAGCAGCGCCCGCCCGACCTTGCCTCCATCCTCGACGTTGCCAACGAGCTCGCGCGCGTACATGAAGGCCTGTTGGTGGAGCGCAAGCATGCCGCCATCGCACTGCACTACCGGCTCGCGCCGCAGCTCGAGGCGGTGTGCCGCGACGCCATGTCGCGCGCCATCGCGCACGACCCGCAGATAGAACTGATGCACGGCAAGTTCGTGTTCGAGGTGAAGCCCGCGGGCATCAACAAGGGCATTGCCATCAATGCCTTCATGGAAGAGGCGCCGTTCACCGGGCGCACGCCCGTCTTCCTTGGCGACGACACCACCGACGAGAGCGGCTTCGCGGTGGTGCAGCCGCGCGGCGGCGTCGGCGTGAAGGTGGGCTCGGGCCCCAGCCTGGCGCTGCACCGGCTCGAATCGCCGCGCGCAGTCTACGAATGGCTGGTGCAGGCACGCGACATTCTGGCGGCGCCCGCGGCACGCAAGACAACAGACACCGAATCCCCGAGGAACCCCGGATGA
- a CDS encoding 5-formyltetrahydrofolate cyclo-ligase translates to MDKSKDADTSATASFLKDQLRKALIEQRLAMPDRLARADLLQRVMRIWLVGRPDTVIGAYWPIKGEFDPLPALHRWKEDGELMEEPQRRRIGLPVIDKVHKTLTFHAWYPGCQMEEDAYGIPKPKDTELIVPTLLFVPCVGYSAGGYRLGYGGGFYDRTLAALEPRPFTVGLGFTHGFLDDFEPEAHDLPLDAILNDNGVVWPTS, encoded by the coding sequence ATGGACAAGTCAAAGGATGCCGACACCTCGGCGACCGCGAGTTTTCTTAAGGATCAGCTGCGAAAAGCACTGATCGAGCAGCGACTGGCAATGCCCGACCGCCTGGCGCGCGCCGATCTCCTGCAGCGCGTGATGCGGATCTGGCTGGTCGGCCGGCCCGACACCGTGATCGGCGCGTACTGGCCGATCAAGGGCGAGTTCGATCCGCTGCCCGCTCTGCACCGCTGGAAGGAGGACGGCGAGCTCATGGAAGAGCCGCAGCGCCGCCGCATCGGACTGCCGGTGATCGACAAAGTTCACAAGACCCTGACCTTCCATGCCTGGTATCCGGGCTGCCAGATGGAAGAAGACGCCTACGGCATCCCCAAGCCCAAGGACACCGAGCTGATCGTGCCGACCCTGCTGTTCGTGCCCTGCGTGGGCTACAGCGCGGGCGGGTACCGGCTGGGCTACGGCGGCGGCTTCTACGACCGCACGCTGGCGGCGCTGGAGCCGCGGCCGTTCACGGTGGGGCTGGGGTTCACCCACGGCTTCCTGGACGACTTCGAGCCCGAGGCGCACGACCTGCCGCTGGACGCCATCCTGAACGACAACGGCGTGGTCTGGCCGACCAGCTGA
- a CDS encoding LysR substrate-binding domain-containing protein: MQHSQTHLRSRPISAGHLRAFEAVARHLNFRAAAEEMALTQSAVSRQIQSLEEEVGVALFLRHTRAVELTSAGAQLLLAVQQSLPRIDTAVRQIRQSAGRKSVSLTTFASFASMWLIPRLEAFQRDNPEIDIRIDASDVAVDLEVADVDIALRYGPREVMPAGAVRLFGETLTPVASPWLLKSSPPIRTPADITRFTLIEAGDAHRTHLEWLTWRRWFEVNGQERAQPKRWLYFNYAYQMVQAALTGQGVTLARSSLIAESLANGDLVEVLPQHRMDSPMAYWLIAGPRNALRPEIKAFWDWLQTQAITTRETIGEVPDPDTVDNLD; this comes from the coding sequence ATGCAACATTCGCAAACCCATTTGCGCTCCCGCCCGATCTCGGCCGGGCATCTGCGCGCCTTCGAGGCCGTCGCCCGCCACCTGAATTTCCGCGCCGCCGCCGAGGAAATGGCGCTCACCCAGTCGGCTGTCAGCCGGCAGATCCAGTCGCTGGAAGAAGAAGTGGGCGTGGCGCTGTTCCTGCGCCACACGCGGGCGGTGGAGCTCACCAGCGCCGGCGCGCAGCTGCTGCTGGCGGTGCAGCAGTCGCTGCCGCGCATCGACACGGCGGTGCGACAGATCAGGCAGAGCGCGGGGCGCAAGAGCGTGTCGCTGACCACCTTCGCCTCATTTGCGTCGATGTGGCTGATTCCCCGGCTGGAAGCCTTCCAGCGCGACAACCCCGAGATCGACATCCGCATCGACGCCAGCGACGTGGCGGTCGACCTCGAAGTGGCCGACGTCGACATCGCGCTGCGCTACGGCCCGCGCGAGGTCATGCCGGCCGGCGCGGTGCGCCTGTTCGGCGAAACGCTGACGCCGGTGGCCAGCCCCTGGCTGCTGAAGAGCAGCCCGCCCATCAGGACGCCGGCCGACATCACCCGCTTCACGCTGATCGAGGCCGGCGACGCCCACCGCACCCACCTCGAGTGGCTGACCTGGCGCCGCTGGTTCGAAGTGAACGGCCAGGAACGCGCGCAGCCCAAGCGCTGGCTCTATTTCAACTACGCCTACCAGATGGTGCAGGCCGCCCTCACGGGCCAGGGCGTGACGCTCGCGCGCAGCTCGCTGATTGCCGAGAGCCTGGCCAACGGCGACCTGGTCGAGGTGCTGCCGCAGCACCGCATGGACTCGCCGATGGCCTACTGGCTCATCGCCGGTCCGCGCAACGCGCTGCGGCCCGAGATCAAGGCCTTCTGGGACTGGCTGCAGACGCAGGCCATCACCACGCGCGAGACCATCGGCGAGGTGCCCGACCCGGACACGGTGGACAACCTCGACTGA
- a CDS encoding DUF2917 domain-containing protein, producing MSTAVCTTESLSSLSVPARTATAAVPPAVRRGAWQIAPGEAMSLKARSTSVLRVKQGRVWVTPDATLANPSEDLVLAPGESLTVAAGQRIVMEAWDGYGATYSWDNA from the coding sequence ATGTCCACCGCCGTCTGCACCACCGAATCGCTCTCGTCCCTGTCCGTTCCCGCCCGCACCGCCACTGCCGCAGTGCCGCCAGCCGTGCGCCGCGGCGCCTGGCAGATCGCCCCCGGCGAGGCGATGAGCCTGAAGGCGCGTTCGACCAGCGTGCTGCGGGTCAAGCAGGGCCGCGTGTGGGTCACCCCCGACGCCACGCTCGCCAATCCCAGCGAAGACCTGGTGCTCGCACCCGGGGAATCGCTCACGGTGGCGGCGGGCCAGCGCATCGTCATGGAAGCGTGGGACGGCTACGGCGCGACCTACAGCTGGGACAACGCCTGA
- a CDS encoding multifunctional CCA addition/repair protein: MKIFLVGGAVRDRLLGRPVSDHDWLVVGATPEAMVARGYLPVGRDFPVFLHPETREEYALARTERKSAPGYRGFTVHASPDVTLEQDLARRDLTVNAIALPAELVNADGSFDPTPGTLADPFHGQRDLRDKVLRHVTDAFREDPVRILRVARFAARFHDFGVAPETMALMREMVAAGEADALVPERVWQELSRGLAETRPSRMFDVLRGCGALAVLLPEVDRLWGVPQRAEHHPEVDTGVHLMMVLDTAARLQASLPVRFACLMHDLGKGTPPADVLPRHTGHEKRSAELLQEVCERWRVPVDVRELAEVVAREHGHIHASGSLDAAELVRLLERCDAFRKPARFAEALLACECDARGRLGFEDTAYPQRPRLLAALATAAAVPTDVVARAAQQAGATGPKIGEAIHQARVEAVAAVAASAG; this comes from the coding sequence ATGAAAATTTTTCTCGTCGGCGGCGCGGTGCGCGACAGGCTGCTAGGGCGCCCCGTATCCGACCATGACTGGCTGGTGGTCGGCGCCACGCCCGAAGCCATGGTGGCCCGCGGCTACCTGCCCGTGGGGCGCGACTTTCCGGTGTTCCTGCACCCCGAGACGCGCGAGGAGTACGCGCTCGCCCGCACCGAGCGCAAGAGCGCGCCGGGCTACCGCGGCTTCACCGTGCATGCCTCGCCGGACGTCACGCTGGAACAGGACCTCGCACGCCGCGACCTGACCGTCAACGCCATCGCGCTGCCCGCCGAGCTGGTGAATGCCGACGGCAGCTTCGACCCCACGCCCGGCACGCTGGCCGACCCCTTCCACGGCCAACGCGACCTGCGCGACAAGGTGCTGCGCCACGTGACCGACGCCTTCCGCGAAGACCCGGTGCGCATCCTGCGCGTGGCGCGTTTCGCCGCGCGCTTCCACGACTTCGGCGTCGCCCCGGAGACCATGGCGCTGATGCGCGAGATGGTGGCGGCCGGCGAGGCCGACGCGCTGGTGCCCGAGCGCGTGTGGCAGGAGCTGTCGCGCGGCCTCGCCGAAACACGGCCTTCGCGCATGTTCGACGTGCTGCGCGGCTGCGGCGCGCTGGCCGTTCTGCTGCCCGAGGTCGACCGGCTCTGGGGCGTGCCGCAGCGCGCCGAGCACCACCCCGAGGTCGACACCGGCGTGCACCTGATGATGGTGCTCGACACCGCCGCGCGCCTGCAGGCCTCGCTGCCGGTGCGCTTCGCCTGCCTGATGCACGACCTGGGCAAGGGCACACCGCCGGCCGACGTCTTGCCGCGCCACACCGGCCACGAGAAGCGCAGCGCCGAACTGCTGCAGGAGGTGTGCGAACGCTGGCGCGTGCCCGTGGACGTCCGCGAGCTGGCCGAGGTGGTGGCGCGCGAGCACGGCCACATCCACGCCAGCGGCTCGCTCGATGCGGCGGAGCTGGTGCGCCTGCTGGAGCGCTGCGACGCCTTCCGCAAGCCCGCGCGCTTTGCCGAGGCGCTGCTGGCCTGCGAGTGCGACGCGCGCGGGCGGCTCGGCTTCGAGGACACGGCCTATCCGCAACGCCCCCGGCTGCTGGCCGCGCTGGCCACCGCGGCGGCCGTGCCCACCGACGTGGTGGCGCGCGCCGCCCAGCAGGCCGGCGCCACCGGCCCGAAGATCGGCGAGGCGATCCACCAGGCCCGGGTGGAGGCCGTGGCGGCCGTGGCGGCATCGGCGGGCTGA
- a CDS encoding BLUF domain-containing protein codes for MTQDQTLYEILYCSTLVQDLSPRTVGAIVSQARGRNAEHGITGLLVFDGLRFCQHLEGPREEVQALMQRIERDPRHVDVRIAYEGALSNRRYTGFGLGLAESEGPHLMSGVHALEGETALLHFLALRPSFDING; via the coding sequence ATGACGCAAGACCAGACGCTTTACGAAATCCTTTACTGCAGCACCCTCGTGCAGGACCTGTCACCCCGAACGGTGGGCGCGATCGTCAGCCAGGCGCGTGGGCGCAACGCCGAGCATGGCATCACGGGACTGCTGGTTTTCGACGGCTTGCGGTTCTGCCAGCACCTGGAAGGGCCGCGCGAGGAGGTTCAGGCGCTGATGCAGCGGATCGAACGCGACCCGCGCCATGTCGATGTACGCATCGCCTATGAAGGCGCACTGAGCAACCGGCGCTACACCGGTTTCGGGCTGGGCCTGGCCGAAAGCGAGGGGCCGCACCTGATGTCGGGCGTGCACGCACTGGAAGGCGAAACCGCCCTGCTGCATTTCCTGGCGCTGCGGCCCAGCTTCGACATCAACGGCTGA
- a CDS encoding lytic transglycosylase domain-containing protein, with product MQFPSILASKRRRPRGATPALVFSAVLALAALLSQQPAAAQNNTNDDVLIQMKQAFQRGDKARLSALLPQARGHALEPWAAYWELKARLQEASPTEVQDFFARYAGTYQEDRLRNDWLLLTGQRRDWDNFSAAIAGFRMGDDAQVRCYATLVDTLRSGTATQAQADEVRRNWFAQKDADDGCLTAADRMVAARLMTPADAWKKARLAMEANRPQAARGAVTIAAPDALPLFEEVNASAAKFLAGRAFVAAKSRKELVVLALIKVAIADPDMAASQLDGKWGPMLSAEERNWLWGTIGRQAANKLSPQAGTYFANVTKNSDLSDDMLGWRVRAALRAGQWKEVAPAINAMSETAQLDPTWVYWKARALANSGSEERRAQARELYQSIAGSRGFYEMLALEELGQRTVVPTRPAPLTPEEKAAARANPSLARGLYAIAIGLRPEGTREWNYATNLHDKGGMDDRALLAAADFACQREVWDRCINTSERTKGVVDVDQRFPMPFHDTVLRKSQDIGLDPAYVYGLIRQESRFIMDARSGVGASGLMQVMPATARWTARKIGLTDFSPNQINDRETNITIGTNYLKLALDDFDGSMALAAAAYNAGPGRPRNWRNGPVLDAAIWAENVPFSETRDYVKKVLANTTNYAAIISGRPQSLKERLGRIGPRDAAEPEPNKDLP from the coding sequence ATGCAGTTCCCAAGCATTTTGGCATCCAAGCGCCGCCGCCCGCGCGGCGCAACTCCCGCACTCGTTTTTTCCGCTGTCCTGGCGCTCGCCGCGTTGCTCTCCCAGCAACCCGCCGCGGCCCAGAACAACACCAACGACGACGTGCTCATCCAGATGAAGCAGGCCTTCCAGCGCGGCGACAAGGCCCGCCTGTCGGCCCTGCTGCCGCAGGCCCGCGGGCATGCACTGGAACCTTGGGCCGCCTACTGGGAACTCAAGGCGCGCCTGCAGGAAGCCTCGCCCACCGAGGTGCAGGACTTCTTCGCGCGCTATGCCGGCACCTACCAGGAAGACCGCCTGCGCAACGACTGGCTGCTGCTCACCGGCCAGCGCCGCGACTGGGACAACTTCTCCGCCGCCATCGCCGGCTTCCGCATGGGCGACGACGCGCAGGTGCGCTGCTACGCCACGCTGGTCGACACGCTGCGCAGCGGCACCGCCACCCAGGCGCAGGCCGACGAGGTGCGCCGCAACTGGTTCGCACAGAAAGACGCCGACGACGGCTGCCTCACCGCAGCCGACCGCATGGTCGCCGCCCGCCTCATGACGCCGGCAGACGCCTGGAAGAAGGCGCGCCTGGCCATGGAGGCCAACCGCCCGCAGGCCGCGCGCGGCGCGGTCACCATCGCCGCGCCCGACGCGCTGCCGCTGTTCGAGGAGGTGAACGCCAGCGCCGCCAAGTTCCTGGCCGGGCGCGCCTTCGTGGCCGCCAAGTCGCGCAAGGAGCTGGTGGTGCTCGCGCTCATCAAGGTGGCCATCGCCGACCCCGACATGGCCGCGTCGCAGCTCGACGGCAAATGGGGCCCGATGCTCTCGGCCGAGGAGCGCAACTGGCTCTGGGGCACCATCGGCCGCCAGGCAGCGAACAAGCTGTCGCCGCAGGCCGGCACCTACTTCGCCAACGTCACCAAGAACAGCGACCTGTCGGACGACATGCTCGGCTGGCGCGTGCGCGCCGCCTTGCGCGCCGGCCAATGGAAAGAGGTGGCGCCCGCCATCAACGCCATGAGCGAAACCGCCCAGCTCGACCCCACCTGGGTCTACTGGAAGGCCCGCGCGCTGGCCAACAGCGGCAGCGAAGAGCGCCGCGCCCAGGCCCGCGAGCTCTACCAGAGCATTGCCGGCTCGCGCGGCTTCTACGAAATGCTGGCGCTCGAGGAGCTGGGCCAGCGCACCGTGGTGCCCACCCGCCCCGCCCCGCTCACGCCCGAAGAAAAAGCCGCCGCCCGCGCCAACCCGTCGCTGGCCCGCGGCCTCTATGCCATCGCGATCGGCCTGCGCCCCGAAGGCACGCGCGAGTGGAACTACGCCACCAACCTGCACGACAAGGGCGGCATGGACGACCGCGCCCTGCTGGCCGCGGCCGACTTCGCCTGCCAGCGCGAGGTGTGGGACCGCTGCATCAACACCAGCGAGCGCACCAAGGGCGTGGTCGACGTCGACCAGCGCTTCCCCATGCCCTTCCACGACACGGTGCTGCGCAAGAGCCAGGACATCGGCCTCGACCCGGCCTACGTCTACGGCCTGATCCGCCAGGAAAGCCGCTTCATCATGGATGCGCGCTCGGGCGTCGGCGCTTCGGGCCTGATGCAGGTCATGCCCGCCACCGCGCGCTGGACGGCCCGCAAGATCGGCCTGACCGACTTCTCGCCCAACCAGATCAACGACCGCGAGACCAACATCACCATCGGCACCAACTACCTGAAGCTGGCGCTCGACGACTTCGACGGCTCCATGGCGCTGGCCGCCGCCGCCTACAACGCCGGCCCGGGCCGGCCGCGCAACTGGCGCAACGGCCCGGTGCTCGACGCCGCCATCTGGGCCGAGAACGTGCCCTTCAGCGAGACGCGCGACTACGTGAAGAAGGTGCTGGCCAACACCACCAACTACGCCGCCATCATCAGCGGCCGGCCGCAGTCGCTGAAGGAGCGCCTGGGCCGCATCGGCCCGCGCGACGCCGCCGAGCCCGAACCCAACAAGGACCTGCCTTGA
- a CDS encoding Crp/Fnr family transcriptional regulator translates to MKFEDYPAAAAPPQGVNPCDQCALRQLDAFLPATDEELKTIQSFRVGARRVEAGSSIIEEHRPSSQLFTLYSGWAFRYKTLSDGRRQILSFLLPGDFIGLQDEFADGQTHGVEAVTDVTLCAFSRDRLWGLFHAQPKLGYDITWLAAREEKMVDDNLVTTGRRNAGERVAMLLMHLYRRAERVGMVRDGWVEFPFNQQHIADALGLSLVHTNKTMRRLQRLGFYKIDTGWLRIMEPHALETLGDYFERPMRPTPLI, encoded by the coding sequence GTGAAATTCGAGGACTACCCCGCCGCCGCAGCGCCGCCTCAAGGCGTCAATCCGTGCGACCAGTGCGCGTTGCGCCAGCTCGACGCCTTCCTTCCTGCCACCGACGAAGAACTCAAGACCATCCAGTCGTTCCGGGTCGGGGCCCGGCGCGTGGAGGCCGGAAGCTCGATCATCGAGGAGCATCGGCCCAGTTCGCAGCTCTTCACTCTCTATTCGGGCTGGGCCTTTCGCTACAAGACGCTGAGCGATGGCCGGCGGCAGATCCTGAGCTTTCTCCTGCCCGGTGACTTCATCGGCCTGCAGGACGAGTTCGCCGACGGCCAGACGCACGGCGTCGAGGCCGTCACCGACGTCACGCTGTGCGCCTTCTCGCGCGACCGGCTCTGGGGCCTGTTCCACGCCCAGCCCAAGCTCGGCTACGACATCACCTGGCTCGCCGCGCGCGAGGAAAAGATGGTGGACGACAACCTTGTCACCACCGGCCGGCGCAACGCCGGCGAGCGGGTGGCGATGCTGCTGATGCACCTGTACCGCCGCGCCGAGCGCGTGGGCATGGTGCGCGACGGCTGGGTCGAGTTTCCGTTCAACCAGCAGCACATCGCCGACGCGCTGGGGCTTTCGCTGGTGCACACCAACAAGACGATGCGGCGGCTGCAGCGGCTCGGGTTCTACAAGATCGACACCGGCTGGCTGCGCATCATGGAGCCGCATGCGCTGGAGACGCTGGGCGACTACTTCGAGCGGCCGATGCGGCCTACGCCGCTGATCTAG
- a CDS encoding LysR family transcriptional regulator produces the protein MDLRQLRQFLALAETGSFSVAAERLHMAQPPLSVAIRKLEEELGTLLFVRSSRGVKLTAAGDAALKAARECLDAATHIKAAVQLAVAGESGKLAIGFSGSVTLRLLPRLVQAFRLRHPAVHLDLKEGTNLELLSRVEAGTLDLGFVRVPTNRPPELRFQMVEEDRFCLALPRGHALARKPAVALAALEGQPFIGYAPSPVGGLHAAVSLVFQRAGVAPRITQEAIQVQTALGLVASGLGMALVPAANTPYQRSLGAVFRPILDLPDDARIGIALAYRANTENPALKRFLEITVEKNEGMATPVAGPAGTAARSAA, from the coding sequence ATGGACCTGAGACAACTGCGCCAATTCCTGGCACTCGCCGAAACCGGCAGCTTCAGCGTCGCGGCCGAACGGTTGCACATGGCGCAGCCGCCGCTGTCGGTGGCCATCCGCAAGCTGGAAGAAGAACTGGGCACGCTGCTCTTCGTGCGCAGCTCGCGCGGCGTGAAGCTCACGGCCGCGGGCGACGCGGCGTTGAAGGCGGCGCGCGAATGCCTCGATGCGGCCACGCACATCAAGGCCGCGGTGCAGCTCGCGGTAGCGGGCGAGTCGGGCAAGCTGGCCATCGGATTCAGCGGTTCGGTCACGCTGCGCCTGCTGCCACGGCTGGTGCAGGCGTTCCGGCTGCGCCACCCCGCGGTTCACCTCGACCTGAAGGAAGGCACGAATCTGGAGCTGCTCTCCCGCGTGGAGGCGGGCACGCTCGACCTCGGCTTCGTGCGCGTTCCCACCAACCGGCCGCCCGAGCTACGCTTTCAGATGGTCGAGGAAGACCGCTTCTGCCTGGCGCTGCCGCGCGGCCATGCGCTCGCGCGCAAGCCTGCCGTGGCCCTGGCGGCGCTGGAGGGGCAACCCTTCATCGGCTACGCCCCCTCGCCCGTCGGCGGGCTGCATGCGGCGGTAAGCCTGGTGTTCCAGCGCGCGGGCGTGGCGCCGCGCATCACGCAGGAGGCCATTCAAGTGCAGACGGCGCTGGGACTGGTGGCCAGCGGCCTGGGAATGGCCCTGGTGCCGGCTGCCAACACGCCTTACCAGCGGTCTCTGGGAGCGGTGTTCAGGCCGATCCTCGACCTGCCGGACGACGCGCGCATCGGCATTGCGCTGGCCTACCGGGCCAACACCGAAAACCCGGCGCTGAAGCGCTTTCTGGAAATCACCGTCGAGAAGAACGAAGGAATGGCGACGCCTGTCGCCGGACCCGCGGGTACCGCCGCTAGATCAGCGGCGTAG
- a CDS encoding MgtC/SapB family protein produces MSWRDEVLDTIASEFSDVTDVAQLTRIVLRLTLAAALGFLLGFEREQAGKAAGVRTHMLVAIGSAMFVLIPQQTGIVPADMSRVIQGLVAGVGFLCAGTILKQGKDESHVQGLTTAAGLWMTAAIGMACGLGREATALLSALLALAVLSLVPRLVGLIERVTGPQKGGEDGTAPRVIASADDTPAR; encoded by the coding sequence ATGAGCTGGCGCGACGAGGTCCTGGACACCATCGCGTCCGAGTTCTCGGACGTGACCGACGTCGCGCAGCTCACGCGCATCGTGCTGCGCCTCACGCTGGCCGCCGCGCTGGGCTTCCTGCTCGGCTTCGAGCGCGAGCAGGCGGGCAAGGCGGCCGGCGTGCGCACCCACATGCTGGTGGCCATCGGCTCGGCGATGTTCGTGCTGATACCGCAGCAGACCGGCATCGTGCCGGCAGACATGAGCCGGGTGATCCAGGGGCTGGTGGCGGGCGTGGGCTTTCTTTGCGCCGGCACCATCCTCAAGCAGGGCAAGGACGAAAGCCACGTGCAGGGCCTGACCACCGCCGCCGGACTGTGGATGACGGCCGCCATCGGCATGGCCTGCGGCCTCGGGCGCGAAGCCACCGCGCTGCTGAGCGCACTGCTGGCGCTGGCGGTGCTGTCGCTGGTGCCGCGCCTCGTGGGGCTGATCGAGCGCGTGACCGGCCCTCAGAAGGGCGGCGAAGACGGCACCGCGCCGCGCGTCATCGCCTCGGCCGACGACACGCCCGCGCGCTGA
- a CDS encoding OmpW/AlkL family protein encodes MKKTVFALAALGALASGSAMAQQGGDWVIGTGWFHLSPQDSSKPLTVTSPIPAVLPGSGASVSDSDTLGLNATYFLDSNWAVEGVFGVPPKFKLNGTGTLGRVGQLGEARQWSPTILGKYFFNDANSAFRPFVGLGATYVWYSDVQLTSNLQGALAQQFGVSPFRVNTTAKLDSKFAPVLNAGVAYQFDKHWGISFSVSYIPLKTTAKLTTTSITGLPVATSQASLKLNPIVTYLAATYRF; translated from the coding sequence ATGAAGAAAACAGTGTTTGCGTTGGCCGCTCTGGGCGCCCTGGCGTCCGGCAGCGCCATGGCGCAACAGGGGGGCGACTGGGTCATCGGCACGGGCTGGTTCCATCTTTCGCCGCAGGACTCGAGCAAGCCGCTGACCGTGACCTCCCCGATTCCGGCGGTGCTGCCCGGCTCGGGCGCCAGCGTGAGCGACTCCGACACCCTGGGTCTCAATGCCACCTATTTCCTCGACAGCAACTGGGCCGTGGAAGGCGTGTTCGGCGTGCCGCCGAAGTTCAAGCTCAACGGTACCGGCACGCTGGGCCGCGTCGGCCAGCTGGGCGAGGCCCGCCAGTGGAGCCCGACCATCCTGGGCAAGTATTTCTTCAACGACGCCAACTCGGCGTTTCGCCCCTTCGTGGGCCTGGGCGCCACCTATGTCTGGTACAGCGACGTGCAGCTCACGTCGAACCTGCAGGGTGCGCTGGCGCAGCAGTTCGGCGTGTCGCCGTTCCGCGTGAACACCACGGCCAAGCTCGACAGCAAGTTCGCACCCGTGCTGAACGCCGGCGTGGCCTACCAGTTCGACAAGCACTGGGGCATCTCGTTCTCGGTGTCGTACATCCCGCTGAAGACCACGGCCAAGCTGACGACCACCTCGATCACCGGCCTGCCGGTGGCCACGAGCCAGGCCAGCCTGAAGCTGAACCCGATCGTCACCTACCTGGCGGCAACCTACCGGTTCTGA